Within the Thalassotalea ponticola genome, the region GTCATTTTAATTGGTGGCGTTAGTACCTGTGCATCATCAGTACCGGCAGCACGTACGTTAGTTAATTGCTTACCTTTTAACACGTTTACGGTTAGGTCGTTATCACGGCTGTGGATACCAACAACCATACCTTCGTACACTTCAACACCGTGACCAATCATGAGACGACCGCGATCTTGTAAGTTAAATAGTGCGTTAGTTAATGCTTTACCTTGCGCGTTAGAAATCAATACACCGTTTAGACGCTGACCAATTTCACCACCTTTATGTGGACCGTACTGTAAGAACGTGTGGTAAATCAAACCAGAACCAGACGTTAACGTCATGAATTCAGTTTGGAAACCAATTAAACCACGACTTGGCATGATAAAGTCCATGCGAATGCGACCTTTGCCGTCTGGCGCCATATCGGTTAGTTCGGCTTTACGCAGACCCATTTTCTCCATGATCGAACCTTGATGCTCTTCTTCAACATCAATCGTTACGGTTTCATACGGTTCTTCGATTTGGCCGTCAACTTCGCGCATGATTACTTCTGGACGTGAAACCGCTAGTTCGTAGCCTTCACGACGCATGTTCTCGATAAGGATACCTAAGTGCAATTCACCACGACCTGATACGCGGAATTTATCTGGATCATCGGTTTCTTCAACACGCAACGCAACGTTGTGAACCAATTCTTTTTCCAAACGCTCTAGGATATTACGTGACGTAACATATTTACCTTCTTGACCCGCAAATGGAGAAGTATTTACTTGGAACGTCATGGTAACAGTTGGCTCATCTACTGATAGTGGTGGTAGTGGCTCAACTTCGCTTGGACAACAGATGGTGTCAGAGATTTTTAAATCGCCTAAACCAGTAATCGCGATAATGTCACCCGCTTGTGCTGAGTCTACTTCGTAACGATCTAGACCTAAGTAACCGTAGACTAAGCCAACCTTGCCGTTGTGTATTTTACCGCTGGCTGTTTGCACAGTAACTTGCTGACCTGGCTTAACTGTACCACGAGTAACACGGCCTAAACCGATAACACCAACGTACGAGTTGTAGTCAAGCTGAGAGATTTGCATCTGGAAAGGACCATCTACGTCAGCATCTGGACACGGTACTTCGTCGATGATGGTTTGGAATAATGGCGTCATGTCGGTGCCAGTTTCGCCTTCTTCAAGAGAAGCCCAGCCATTGATCGCTGACGCGTAAACCACTTTAAAGTCTAACTGTTCATCAGTAGCACCAAGGTTATCGAATAAGTCGAATACTTGATCCATAACCCAATCAGGACGTGCACCTGGTTTGTCGATTTTGTTAATTACAACAATCGGCTTCAAGCCTTGTGCGAATGCTTTTTGGGTAACGAAACGCGTTTGCGGCATAGGCCCTTCTTGAGCGTCAACAATCAACAATACGGAGTCTACCATTGACATAACGCGCTCTACTTCACCACCGAAGTCGGCGTGACCAGGAGTGTCGACGATATTCACGCGGTAATCATTCCAATTAATGGCCGTATTTTTAGCCAAAATGGTAATACCACGCTCTTTCTCGATATCGTTAGAATCCATTACGCGTTCATCAACGTCTGCGCGAGAGTCTAAAGTACCAGATTGTTGGAGTAGCTTATCAACCAAAGTCGTTTTACCATGGTCAACGTGCGCTATGATCGCAATGTTACGTAATTTATCTAACACTGTATTTGCCCTTTCTAATGCTCACAATTGAGCGGTCTAAATGTCTTACAACTAAAAGTGGCGCGTATTATAAACTAAAACCTTGCAATAAGCCGAAGTTTTTTGTTTCATAGCAAGTAAATAATAAAAATGCTTGTGCGGCAAAAACCGTTTGAGTAGGAAACCGGCATTTCAGGCTGTCAAAGACAGTGCAGGTAGATGAGATATTCAAGCGCACCGCAACAATGCGGTGCACCAAACTAGTGCACCGCAGCACCAGAATGATCCAACTGGGACGCGAAAATAAAACGAATAAATATAATAGCCTTATATATTAATCACTTGAAAAGTTGGCATGGTTTTAGCTTACTAAAT harbors:
- the typA gene encoding translational GTPase TypA; protein product: MLDKLRNIAIIAHVDHGKTTLVDKLLQQSGTLDSRADVDERVMDSNDIEKERGITILAKNTAINWNDYRVNIVDTPGHADFGGEVERVMSMVDSVLLIVDAQEGPMPQTRFVTQKAFAQGLKPIVVINKIDKPGARPDWVMDQVFDLFDNLGATDEQLDFKVVYASAINGWASLEEGETGTDMTPLFQTIIDEVPCPDADVDGPFQMQISQLDYNSYVGVIGLGRVTRGTVKPGQQVTVQTASGKIHNGKVGLVYGYLGLDRYEVDSAQAGDIIAITGLGDLKISDTICCPSEVEPLPPLSVDEPTVTMTFQVNTSPFAGQEGKYVTSRNILERLEKELVHNVALRVEETDDPDKFRVSGRGELHLGILIENMRREGYELAVSRPEVIMREVDGQIEEPYETVTIDVEEEHQGSIMEKMGLRKAELTDMAPDGKGRIRMDFIMPSRGLIGFQTEFMTLTSGSGLIYHTFLQYGPHKGGEIGQRLNGVLISNAQGKALTNALFNLQDRGRLMIGHGVEVYEGMVVGIHSRDNDLTVNVLKGKQLTNVRAAGTDDAQVLTPPIKMTLEQALEFIDDDELVEVTPENIRIRKKFLKESDRKRESRNKK